GCCGCCTCTGCGACCGCAGCGCCCACCACGTCCGCACGATATTGCTGACGCGCCTATTCGGCCTGCTGAGCTGAAGCAACTTCGCCATGTTTCTCTTTTGGATCCTGCTGGTTCACGACCTCGCCCTGCGTCACCCGCTCACCAGTGCTGGCCGCAACTGGCACCACCGCAGGCTTGGCGTCCGCCGGCCAGTCAACCGGCAGCAGCGGACGCCTCACCCGCCGAATGATTGGAAGCAAGCCGCTCATGTTCAGATGACGTTTGCTCCAATCGCGATTTGCTTCCAGTTCGTGCCATCGCTAATGGCGAGGCACGGCACTGAACCAGTGCCGCCGGCGCTCAGGTAGATGACGCGCCGAGGAAACTTCGCCGCCGTCACGCCGGCAGCAACCGCCGCCGCGACGTTGGTGAAAGTCGGATACTGAATCTGCTCGCCGCTCCGAATCTTCTCGAAGCTGCGGGGAACATCTTTGCCCATACTTGTGTCCTTTCAGGGAAGGCAAGCGCCGGGGATGTTGCCATCCCCGGCTCATGCTCAGTTGTTGTGAGTGATCGCCACCAGGCGCACGTTCTTGTTTTCCCAGACGCGCACCCAGTTCGCAGCCGTCTCCAGCTCCGCAGCCGTCGGCGAGTCACCAGCCACAGAAGCGCTGGTGAACTTCACGCCGCGCGGATGGAGGATGTAGCGGCGCCGGTTGATCAGCACCGTGTCGCTGTCCAGCGGCACACGGGCCAGCTCGACACCTTCCGTGCCGAAGCCGCCCTGCAGCGGAGTGCCACTCAGCGGAGCAACACCCTTCGCGAAGGCGCCCTGGCCGAACAGGTAGGTCGTGTACACCGTGCCGTCAGTGGTGCCAGCTCGCGTGGGCAAGCTGTCATCCACGACCACACGCCGGCCCTGGAAGCTGGCCAGACTCGGCTTGCCTTCGCTGTCAGGCAGGAAGTCGATCAGATCCAGCTTCTTCAGCGCGGCCTCAGTCCCCGAGTGCATCGCCACTGCGGTCAGCCTGCCGGCTGCATCGCCGAGCTTGGCGCACGCGTCCACGAAGGTCGCGCCGTTCAGCTTGGTCGCGGAGGTGGTGCCCGCCACCGACTCGGAATGAATCGCGAGCAGGTTGCCCGCCATCGAAGCCGCGGCGAACATGCCTTTGAGGCACGAGATCACCAGCGACTCATCCGTCCGCGCCCAGTAGGCGCCGACCAGGTCCACAATTGCCTGCATCGGATCGTCGCCCGAAACCACCTTCGCCAGGTGGTTCACACTCCAGACCTGCGCATCGTTGTGGATGCGTGCGATGTCCGTGTCCGCCGCGATCTTGTTCACCGTCAGCGACGCCGAATCGTTCAGCAACTGTCGGGTCGCAGTCAGATCCTTCCAGAACGGCATCTTCACTTCGCGACCGCCGCCCTGCGCTAACGTGTCAAACTCGGGCGCCATCTCGATGATGCCCGACTCGCCAAATCGCGACAGCTCAGCCGTCCGCTCAATGGCGTACTTCTCGAACTCTGTGGGGATGATCACATCCGCCACTAACGTCTTAGCCATACTTCA
The nucleotide sequence above comes from Candidatus Paceibacterota bacterium. Encoded proteins:
- a CDS encoding coat protein; amino-acid sequence: MAKTLVADVIIPTEFEKYAIERTAELSRFGESGIIEMAPEFDTLAQGGGREVKMPFWKDLTATRQLLNDSASLTVNKIAADTDIARIHNDAQVWSVNHLAKVVSGDDPMQAIVDLVGAYWARTDESLVISCLKGMFAAASMAGNLLAIHSESVAGTTSATKLNGATFVDACAKLGDAAGRLTAVAMHSGTEAALKKLDLIDFLPDSEGKPSLASFQGRRVVVDDSLPTRAGTTDGTVYTTYLFGQGAFAKGVAPLSGTPLQGGFGTEGVELARVPLDSDTVLINRRRYILHPRGVKFTSASVAGDSPTAAELETAANWVRVWENKNVRLVAITHNN